A genomic window from Clostridium aceticum includes:
- a CDS encoding uracil-xanthine permease family protein, with protein MSNITENNRNLDPKYDLDGKPPLKEAIPLGLQHVLAMFAGNVTVPLIIAGALGLTVGEVTFLIQCAMLVAGVTTLIQANRIGPVGANLPIVMGTSFGFVPTSIAIGSQFGLSGILGASFVGGLFQAVLGSFLKPLRKYFPPVVTGTVLLTIGLSLLPTGIRYFAGGAGAADFGSLQNLALGSLVLVTVVFFNQYFKGILRMAAILIGLVVGYVAAIFMGIIDFTSVAEAAWFSIPRPMAYGMTFHGSAIIAMLILYVVTTVETVGDISGITVGGAGREATDEELSGGIIADGLASSFAALFNAFPNTSFSQNVGIVSLTGIMSRYVVSVGAVFLILAGLVPKLGAVLAVMPQSVLGGAAVVMFAMIATSGIVLVSKDELNQRNLLIIAVSLGLGLGLGSVPEALQHLPQSVNLIFSGSGMVVSCIIALVLNIILPEEKKTIIQKSAVKNSKAMTKSEVTSV; from the coding sequence ATGTCAAATATTACAGAGAACAATCGAAATCTTGATCCAAAGTACGATTTAGATGGTAAGCCACCTTTAAAAGAAGCTATTCCTCTTGGTTTACAACACGTATTAGCTATGTTTGCTGGTAATGTTACAGTACCATTAATCATCGCTGGTGCTCTTGGATTAACAGTGGGTGAAGTTACTTTTTTAATTCAATGTGCTATGCTTGTAGCAGGGGTTACCACCCTTATTCAAGCAAATCGTATTGGTCCAGTAGGTGCTAATTTGCCGATTGTTATGGGTACTAGCTTTGGCTTCGTTCCTACTTCTATAGCGATTGGTAGTCAGTTTGGCTTATCAGGTATATTAGGAGCATCTTTTGTTGGTGGACTTTTTCAGGCTGTTTTAGGTTCCTTTCTAAAGCCTTTGCGTAAATACTTTCCACCGGTTGTTACTGGTACCGTGCTACTTACCATTGGTTTATCCTTATTGCCTACAGGTATTCGATATTTTGCTGGTGGTGCTGGAGCAGCAGATTTTGGTTCTTTGCAGAATCTAGCATTAGGAAGTTTAGTACTGGTGACAGTTGTATTCTTTAATCAGTATTTTAAAGGAATTTTAAGAATGGCAGCTATTTTAATAGGATTGGTAGTAGGTTATGTAGCGGCTATTTTCATGGGTATAATTGATTTTACTTCTGTAGCTGAGGCTGCTTGGTTCTCTATTCCAAGACCTATGGCTTATGGAATGACTTTTCATGGATCTGCCATCATTGCAATGCTTATTTTATATGTAGTAACAACTGTTGAAACAGTTGGAGATATTTCAGGTATTACAGTTGGTGGTGCTGGAAGAGAAGCCACAGATGAAGAACTTTCAGGTGGTATTATCGCCGATGGTTTAGCCAGTAGTTTTGCTGCACTTTTTAATGCATTTCCTAATACTTCTTTTAGTCAGAATGTTGGTATTGTCTCCTTAACAGGAATTATGAGTAGATATGTAGTTAGTGTTGGGGCTGTTTTCTTAATCTTAGCAGGTTTAGTGCCTAAGTTGGGGGCGGTACTGGCGGTAATGCCTCAAAGTGTTTTAGGAGGAGCGGCTGTTGTAATGTTTGCTATGATAGCAACTTCTGGTATTGTATTGGTTTCTAAGGATGAGTTAAATCAGAGAAATTTATTAATTATTGCTGTTTCTTTAGGCTTAGGTTTGGGACTAGGGTCCGTTCCTGAAGCATTACAACATTTACCACAGTCAGTAAATCTTATTTTTTCAGGTTCCGGTATGGTGGTTTCTTGTATTATAGCTTTAGTATTGAACATTATTCTACCTGAAGAGAAGAAAACTATTATTCAAAAGTCTGCTGTTAAAAACAGTAAAGCAATGACAAAGAGTGAAGTAACCAGTGTATAA
- a CDS encoding (2Fe-2S)-binding protein produces the protein MQIEIILNSKKVALDVKNDEFLADTLRKHGVSSVRKGCDTACCGLCTVWIEEKPTLSCATLSIRANGKNITTIEGLQKEAEEFAKVLVAEGADQCGFCSPGFVMTVLAMKRELKNPTEEEIIHYLTGNLCRCTGYLGQLRAIKKYLEVV, from the coding sequence ATGCAAATAGAAATCATCTTAAACAGTAAAAAAGTAGCCTTAGATGTAAAAAACGATGAATTCTTAGCGGATACTTTAAGAAAGCATGGTGTTTCCAGCGTAAGAAAAGGCTGTGATACAGCATGTTGTGGGCTTTGTACTGTATGGATTGAAGAAAAACCTACGTTATCTTGTGCAACACTTTCTATCAGAGCCAATGGTAAAAATATCACTACTATAGAAGGACTTCAAAAGGAAGCAGAGGAGTTTGCGAAGGTCTTAGTGGCAGAAGGTGCAGATCAGTGTGGTTTCTGTAGTCCTGGTTTTGTTATGACGGTACTGGCAATGAAAAGGGAGCTTAAAAATCCTACAGAGGAAGAAATTATCCATTATTTGACTGGAAACCTGTGTAGATGTACAGGTTACTTGGGACAACTAAGAGCAATAAAAAAATATTTGGAGGTGGTCTAA
- a CDS encoding xanthine dehydrogenase family protein molybdopterin-binding subunit, with translation MSFVGKSIPKIDGMAITTGKPVYTEDMVPPNALVVKLLRSPHAFAKIKSIDISRAEKVEGVECILTYKDVPGHRFTLAGQSYPEPSPYDRLILEEIVRYVGDEVAIIAAIDEETAEKAMKLIKVDYEVFEPVLDFEKAIDHPSIIHPEIDLHCNFDIGMQKEKNIVSSQKVEVGDVEEELQKCDVVVEETCYTQAQAHGMMETYRAFSYFDHTNRLVVVSSTQIPFHVRRQLSKALKMPASKIRVIKPRIGGGFGGKQTGAVEMFAAIVTQTTGKPAKIIYDRKETFTATNSRHAMRLKVRLGADKEGYIRVVDIQGLSDTGAYGEHASTTFGVVGQKTLPLYNKTKAVRFMGEVVYTNKMSAGAFRGYGATQGTFALETAVNKLAEALKMDPTEIRLKNLIKEGETSLVSDGVKLGSSTLHKCIARGREMIGWKDKYPRQEIGDNKVRALGMAVTMQGSGIANIDTASAEIRLNDDGNFTLLIGSTDMGTGSDTILNQMAAEVLEIPIDKIIVHAADTDISPYDPGSYASSTTYVTGMAVVRAAEDLKKQIIESGAGILEVSIDEVEFDGEKVVTFDGDKEVPLEKIAELQVLGFGGKRQLVGNATYGSPVSPPPFIAGFAEVEVDKETGKVKLIDYVAVIDCGTVINPNLARIQAEGGLVQGIGLAMYEDIRYDQDGRMTTNSFMQYKIPTRKDIGNIRVVFEESFEPTGPFGAKSIGEVVINTPAPAIIDAVYNAVGVRLTDLPITPEKVFLAMEKN, from the coding sequence ATGAGTTTTGTAGGTAAGAGCATACCTAAAATAGATGGAATGGCCATCACCACAGGAAAACCTGTTTATACAGAAGATATGGTACCACCAAATGCATTAGTGGTAAAGCTCCTTAGAAGTCCCCATGCTTTTGCCAAAATTAAGTCTATAGACATCTCAAGAGCTGAAAAGGTAGAGGGTGTAGAATGTATCCTTACTTACAAGGATGTGCCTGGTCATCGATTTACTTTAGCAGGACAGTCTTACCCAGAACCTTCCCCCTATGATCGATTAATTTTAGAGGAAATAGTAAGGTATGTAGGGGATGAAGTGGCTATTATTGCAGCTATCGATGAGGAAACAGCTGAAAAAGCCATGAAGCTAATAAAGGTTGATTATGAAGTATTTGAACCTGTTTTAGATTTTGAGAAAGCTATAGATCATCCCTCCATTATACATCCAGAGATAGACTTGCATTGCAACTTCGATATAGGCATGCAGAAGGAAAAAAATATCGTCTCTTCTCAAAAGGTGGAGGTTGGTGATGTTGAAGAAGAATTGCAAAAATGTGATGTAGTAGTGGAAGAGACTTGTTACACACAAGCTCAGGCCCACGGCATGATGGAGACCTATCGCGCTTTTAGTTATTTTGATCATACAAACAGGCTTGTAGTTGTTAGTTCAACACAGATCCCTTTTCATGTAAGAAGACAATTATCCAAGGCTTTAAAGATGCCTGCCAGCAAAATTAGAGTAATTAAGCCTAGAATAGGTGGAGGTTTTGGGGGGAAGCAAACAGGAGCGGTAGAGATGTTTGCAGCAATCGTTACACAAACTACTGGAAAGCCAGCGAAGATTATTTACGATAGAAAAGAAACTTTTACTGCAACAAATAGTCGGCATGCCATGAGGTTAAAGGTGAGGTTGGGAGCAGACAAGGAAGGTTATATTAGAGTAGTGGACATTCAGGGGTTATCGGATACAGGGGCTTATGGTGAACATGCTTCTACTACCTTTGGGGTTGTAGGTCAGAAGACGCTTCCCCTTTATAACAAGACAAAGGCTGTTCGATTTATGGGAGAAGTGGTTTATACCAATAAGATGTCAGCAGGAGCCTTTAGAGGTTATGGGGCTACTCAAGGAACCTTTGCCTTGGAAACAGCTGTTAACAAGCTAGCTGAAGCATTAAAGATGGATCCTACGGAGATTCGATTAAAGAATCTAATCAAAGAAGGGGAGACCTCCTTAGTATCTGATGGAGTAAAATTGGGGAGTTCAACACTGCATAAATGTATAGCAAGAGGTCGGGAAATGATAGGCTGGAAGGATAAGTACCCAAGGCAAGAAATCGGGGACAATAAGGTGAGGGCCTTAGGAATGGCAGTAACAATGCAGGGGTCAGGGATTGCTAATATAGATACAGCCTCGGCTGAGATTCGGTTAAATGATGATGGAAACTTCACCCTCCTAATAGGGTCTACAGATATGGGAACAGGTAGTGATACCATATTAAATCAGATGGCTGCGGAGGTTTTAGAAATACCTATAGATAAGATTATTGTACATGCCGCAGATACAGATATCTCACCCTATGACCCAGGCTCCTACGCTTCCAGCACCACTTATGTGACGGGGATGGCGGTTGTAAGAGCTGCTGAAGACTTAAAAAAGCAGATTATTGAGAGTGGAGCAGGTATACTAGAGGTTTCAATAGATGAAGTGGAATTTGACGGAGAAAAAGTAGTGACTTTTGATGGCGATAAAGAAGTGCCTTTAGAAAAAATTGCAGAACTTCAGGTTTTAGGCTTTGGCGGTAAAAGGCAGTTAGTGGGTAATGCAACCTATGGCAGTCCAGTGTCTCCCCCTCCCTTCATAGCTGGATTTGCAGAGGTGGAGGTTGACAAGGAAACAGGTAAGGTTAAATTAATAGATTATGTAGCCGTCATCGATTGCGGTACAGTAATTAATCCAAATCTAGCAAGGATTCAGGCGGAAGGTGGACTTGTCCAAGGGATTGGCTTAGCTATGTATGAAGACATAAGATATGACCAAGACGGTAGAATGACAACAAACAGCTTTATGCAATATAAAATTCCAACCAGAAAAGATATTGGAAACATTCGAGTCGTCTTTGAAGAAAGCTTTGAACCAACAGGACCCTTTGGAGCCAAGTCAATAGGAGAAGTTGTTATCAATACACCAGCACCAGCAATTATTGATGCGGTGTATAACGCAGTAGGGGTTAGGTTAACGGATCTTCCAATAACCCCTGAAAAAGTATTCTTAGCGATGGAGAAAAATTAA
- a CDS encoding ComEC/Rec2 family competence protein: MYRKKQLSVLLVLSMILMLLVGCGGIDESSNLQETTGVQVDQEVIMLDGEGLEAHFIDVGQGNATFIVGPEGQTMLHDAGGDGDVGRIVVDYIKGLGHEKIDVAVFTHPHADHINGAPTVFRELEVGAVYYPKVTHTTRTFENFVEAVEKAGLKFKTAKAGVKIPFGNVDAVLVAPISDTYDNLNDYSAVVKVTWGNTSLLLTGDVENASEEEMVASDENLNVDVLLIPHHGSNSSSTQAFLDKTNPRYGIISSGRDNKYGHPHREVVERLRENNIAFYNTAETGTIVVILDGEEVGIYLAEGTQIGGTLTEKKMEVNEEKAVDEETEEAIGKSMENVIEDLDVEAFINDPTPSQNARVTVTVQVTSKGHPVPNAEVKLLNHFKSTTTPYEGVTDEEGIVEISYSIGRASIGYEVKVEATAKKGDIEAATTTSFTPQ, encoded by the coding sequence ATGTACAGAAAAAAGCAGCTAAGTGTATTACTAGTTCTTTCTATGATTCTAATGTTATTGGTTGGATGTGGTGGAATAGATGAAAGTAGTAATTTGCAAGAGACAACAGGAGTACAAGTAGATCAAGAAGTTATTATGTTAGATGGAGAAGGTTTAGAAGCTCACTTCATTGATGTGGGTCAGGGAAATGCTACCTTTATAGTAGGTCCAGAAGGTCAGACGATGCTCCATGACGCTGGGGGAGATGGAGATGTAGGTAGGATTGTTGTTGATTACATAAAGGGTCTAGGTCATGAGAAAATTGATGTAGCAGTATTTACCCATCCCCATGCAGATCATATCAATGGGGCACCTACTGTTTTTAGAGAACTAGAAGTAGGTGCAGTATACTATCCTAAGGTAACCCATACCACAAGAACCTTTGAAAATTTTGTAGAGGCAGTTGAGAAGGCAGGATTGAAATTTAAAACAGCTAAAGCAGGTGTAAAAATCCCTTTTGGGAATGTGGATGCAGTGTTGGTGGCCCCCATATCTGATACTTATGATAATCTCAACGATTATAGTGCAGTGGTTAAAGTCACTTGGGGAAATACCTCTTTGTTACTAACAGGAGATGTGGAAAATGCTTCAGAGGAAGAAATGGTGGCCAGTGACGAGAACTTGAATGTAGATGTATTACTAATTCCTCATCATGGATCTAATTCCTCCAGTACACAGGCGTTTTTAGATAAAACAAACCCTCGCTATGGCATCATTTCTTCAGGAAGAGACAATAAGTACGGTCATCCCCATAGAGAAGTGGTGGAACGCTTGAGAGAAAACAATATAGCTTTTTATAATACGGCGGAAACTGGAACGATTGTTGTAATTTTAGATGGTGAAGAAGTAGGAATTTATCTAGCAGAGGGTACTCAAATAGGTGGGACACTGACAGAAAAAAAGATGGAAGTTAATGAGGAAAAAGCAGTTGACGAAGAGACCGAAGAAGCCATAGGAAAAAGTATGGAAAATGTTATAGAAGACTTAGACGTGGAGGCTTTTATAAACGATCCTACACCAAGCCAAAATGCTAGAGTAACCGTGACAGTACAGGTGACATCTAAGGGTCATCCAGTACCTAACGCAGAGGTAAAATTACTGAATCATTTTAAATCTACAACTACACCTTATGAAGGAGTAACAGATGAAGAAGGTATAGTTGAAATATCTTATAGCATCGGTAGAGCCAGTATTGGGTATGAGGTAAAGGTAGAGGCTACTGCAAAGAAGGGTGATATAGAAGCTGCTACAACAACTTCATTTACCCCACAGTAG
- a CDS encoding tripartite tricarboxylate transporter permease, whose translation MADILQAAQAVFALQTLIFIIIGVAVGIVFGAVPGLTAVMAVALFIPVTYGMSPGVAISILMALYIGATSGGLISAILLKIPGTPSSVATCFDGHPMLDKGEGPKALGVGIVFSFLGTIVSVFALMLIAPKLASIAIRFGPHEYFAIAVFSLTLIATLSCRSMVKGVFAGVIGFVFATVGIAPVDATIRYTFGTTQLKAGFTTLTVLIGLFAISEVIKTAEKAKQRESMKVAQVSMKKIKGFGFSLKEFKDQIPNGILSAIVGIAIGILPGIGSGTSNIVAYTVSKKRSKRGELYGTGVIDGIVASETSNNAGIGGALIPLMTLGIPGDAVTAILLGGFMIHGIQPGPLLFVNNSVLVYTIFIAMFVASIAMLILEFYGLRIFTRLLNVPKHLLLPIIFVLCVVGAFGINSRVFDVWTIIVFGLLGYMFYKFDVPNAPFIMGFILGPMAETNFRRGLMLSNGEFSGFISNPISGIFLMLAVGSILWTGISSYLQRKKQMCVDNLS comes from the coding sequence GTGGCAGATATTTTACAGGCAGCGCAGGCGGTATTTGCTTTACAAACTTTAATTTTTATTATCATTGGGGTTGCTGTAGGCATTGTATTTGGAGCAGTGCCAGGCCTTACAGCGGTTATGGCAGTAGCCTTGTTTATACCAGTTACCTATGGCATGTCTCCGGGAGTAGCTATTTCTATTCTTATGGCACTTTATATAGGAGCTACCTCAGGAGGACTTATTTCAGCAATTTTACTAAAAATTCCTGGAACACCAAGTTCCGTTGCAACCTGTTTTGATGGACATCCTATGCTGGACAAAGGAGAAGGACCAAAGGCACTAGGTGTTGGTATCGTATTCTCATTTTTAGGTACAATTGTAAGTGTTTTTGCATTAATGCTAATAGCTCCAAAACTAGCTAGCATAGCTATTAGATTTGGACCTCATGAATATTTCGCTATTGCTGTGTTTTCTTTAACACTAATTGCTACACTGTCTTGTAGGTCAATGGTAAAAGGTGTTTTTGCAGGGGTAATAGGCTTTGTATTTGCAACAGTAGGGATTGCACCTGTTGATGCAACCATCCGATATACCTTTGGAACAACACAGCTTAAGGCAGGATTTACAACACTTACTGTATTGATAGGATTGTTTGCTATCTCAGAAGTTATTAAAACTGCTGAAAAAGCAAAACAAAGAGAATCAATGAAAGTTGCTCAAGTCAGCATGAAAAAGATTAAAGGCTTTGGATTTTCCCTAAAGGAATTTAAAGATCAGATACCAAATGGAATTTTATCAGCAATTGTAGGTATAGCAATAGGGATTTTACCGGGAATTGGCTCAGGAACCTCCAATATTGTTGCCTATACCGTATCCAAGAAGAGATCAAAGCGTGGAGAGTTATATGGAACTGGTGTTATTGATGGTATTGTTGCCTCAGAAACCTCTAACAATGCAGGTATAGGAGGAGCCTTGATTCCACTTATGACCCTAGGTATACCAGGAGATGCAGTTACAGCAATACTATTGGGTGGATTTATGATCCACGGTATTCAACCAGGACCACTACTTTTTGTGAACAACTCTGTATTAGTCTATACGATTTTTATCGCAATGTTTGTAGCATCAATTGCAATGCTTATTCTTGAGTTTTATGGGTTAAGAATATTTACAAGATTGTTGAATGTACCAAAACATCTGTTATTACCAATCATTTTTGTACTATGTGTAGTGGGAGCCTTTGGAATTAACAGTCGTGTATTTGATGTTTGGACCATTATAGTATTTGGTCTTTTGGGCTATATGTTCTATAAATTTGATGTACCAAATGCACCATTTATCATGGGCTTTATTCTAGGACCAATGGCAGAAACAAACTTTAGAAGAGGACTTATGCTTTCAAATGGTGAATTTAGTGGGTTTATTTCAAATCCTATATCAGGAATATTTCTTATGTTAGCAGTAGGATCTATTTTATGGACAGGTATTAGTAGTTATCTACAGAGAAAAAAACAGATGTGTGTAGACAACTTAAGTTAA
- a CDS encoding carboxymuconolactone decarboxylase family protein, whose product MKDYFDNLDAIEKNLKYFTENHSEIYEAYEKFGKLVHVKGGPLDEKSRWLIKVALSTNSQYEYALRTHILKALKAGCTKEEIEHAILLVAPTCGFPRMMQGLLILRHVLKQQE is encoded by the coding sequence ATGAAGGATTACTTTGATAATCTAGATGCTATTGAAAAAAATCTTAAATACTTCACTGAAAATCACAGTGAAATCTATGAGGCTTATGAAAAGTTTGGAAAGTTAGTGCATGTAAAGGGTGGGCCTTTAGATGAGAAAAGTCGTTGGCTTATTAAGGTAGCCCTGTCTACTAATTCTCAATATGAATATGCCTTAAGAACTCATATTCTTAAAGCTTTAAAAGCTGGCTGCACAAAGGAAGAGATAGAACATGCTATCCTGTTGGTGGCACCCACCTGTGGATTCCCTAGAATGATGCAGGGTTTGCTCATATTAAGACATGTTCTAAAACAGCAAGAATAA
- a CDS encoding tripartite tricarboxylate transporter TctB family protein: protein MKFKKYSELIFGIFILAFGMFYFILTTQLPRKAAIDATFIPYILVVFMGVLGILQLIAGIKASKNFSEKSYVPENLDYLTVIKIIALIVIYIALLEPIGFLICTAVFLVFGFSLLAPAGEKKNYVQYMVIAVIASAVIYFSFRNGLNLMLPEGILRLGR from the coding sequence ATGAAATTTAAAAAATATTCGGAGCTAATTTTTGGAATTTTTATTTTAGCATTTGGAATGTTTTATTTTATACTGACAACACAGTTGCCACGTAAAGCAGCAATAGATGCTACCTTCATCCCATATATATTAGTTGTATTTATGGGGGTGTTGGGGATTTTACAGCTGATAGCAGGAATCAAAGCAAGCAAAAACTTTAGTGAGAAAAGCTATGTGCCAGAAAACCTGGATTATTTGACAGTAATAAAAATTATAGCACTTATTGTTATATATATCGCTTTATTAGAACCAATAGGTTTTTTAATTTGCACAGCAGTATTTTTAGTTTTCGGATTTAGTCTGTTAGCACCAGCTGGAGAAAAAAAGAATTATGTGCAGTACATGGTGATTGCTGTGATTGCTTCAGCAGTAATTTACTTTTCATTTAGAAACGGATTAAATCTTATGTTACCAGAAGGCATACTGAGGTTAGGGAGGTAG
- a CDS encoding enolase C-terminal domain-like protein, with the protein MKTQGTPIVTDMKVIPVAGYDSALLTLSGCHGPFFTRNIVILTDNSGNVGLGEVHGGDDITKALEDYKPFVVGQEIGNYKNIINVLRNGNSTADDSGEGLQGLDLKNLKFVVHAETAVECALLDLLGQFMNLPVAALLGDGMQRDKILILGYLFYIADKNKINLPYLDESNSSDRWFRTRRNVALTPEAIVEQAHAAKERYGFKDFKLKAGVLEGEKEIDAIVALSKAFPDARINIDPNAAWSLKEAINLCKGLKGVLSYAEDPCGPEKGYSGREIMSEFKMATGLQTATNMIATDWRQFHHCIVSKAVDIPLADPHFWTMSGSVRVAQVCNDWGMTWGSHSNNHFDISLAIFAHCAAAAPGEITAMDTHWIWQDGQYLTKEPMEIKGGYLAMPKKPGLGLELDMDKVMKANELYKKLDSGDRNDAIAMQHLIPNWKFDSKKPCLVR; encoded by the coding sequence ATGAAGACGCAAGGAACACCAATTGTAACAGACATGAAAGTAATACCAGTTGCAGGATATGACAGTGCACTCTTAACCTTAAGTGGCTGTCATGGACCCTTCTTCACCCGTAATATCGTAATTTTAACCGATAACTCCGGTAACGTGGGTCTAGGGGAGGTTCATGGAGGAGATGATATTACGAAAGCATTAGAAGACTATAAACCATTTGTTGTAGGACAAGAGATTGGCAACTACAAAAACATTATTAATGTTCTAAGAAATGGTAATAGTACTGCTGACGATAGTGGCGAAGGACTACAGGGGCTAGATCTGAAAAATTTAAAATTCGTTGTACATGCAGAAACAGCGGTGGAATGTGCTCTGTTGGACTTATTAGGACAGTTTATGAACCTACCAGTGGCAGCCCTACTGGGAGATGGTATGCAGAGGGATAAAATATTGATATTAGGTTATTTATTCTATATTGCAGATAAAAATAAGATCAATTTACCTTATTTGGATGAGAGCAATAGTTCAGATAGATGGTTTAGAACTAGAAGAAATGTTGCCCTGACACCAGAAGCTATTGTAGAGCAAGCCCATGCTGCAAAAGAGCGATATGGTTTTAAAGATTTTAAACTAAAGGCTGGGGTTTTAGAAGGTGAAAAAGAGATTGATGCTATTGTAGCTTTATCAAAAGCTTTTCCGGATGCTCGTATCAATATAGATCCTAATGCAGCTTGGTCATTAAAAGAAGCAATTAACTTATGTAAAGGGCTTAAGGGAGTATTATCCTATGCAGAAGATCCATGTGGTCCAGAAAAAGGATACTCCGGTAGAGAAATTATGTCGGAATTTAAAATGGCAACAGGATTACAGACAGCAACCAATATGATAGCAACTGACTGGAGACAATTCCATCATTGTATCGTATCAAAAGCTGTAGATATACCTTTAGCAGATCCCCACTTTTGGACCATGAGTGGTTCTGTAAGAGTAGCACAAGTATGCAATGACTGGGGAATGACATGGGGCTCCCATTCAAACAATCATTTTGATATTTCCTTAGCAATATTTGCTCATTGTGCAGCAGCAGCACCAGGAGAAATTACAGCAATGGATACCCATTGGATTTGGCAGGATGGTCAATATCTAACGAAAGAACCAATGGAGATTAAAGGTGGATATCTGGCTATGCCAAAGAAACCAGGTTTAGGACTTGAACTTGATATGGATAAAGTCATGAAGGCTAATGAGTTGTACAAGAAATTAGATTCAGGGGATAGAAATGATGCCATAGCAATGCAGCATCTTATCCCTAACTGGAAATTTGATAGTAAAAAGCCTTGTTTAGTTAGGTAG
- a CDS encoding DUF3006 domain-containing protein: MMILDRFEGDYGVIEIDGKMLDVKKEFIDSKVKEGDVLLLKEGIYYRDDKATKKRKKEIKDRFQHMWED, encoded by the coding sequence ATGATGATATTAGACCGTTTTGAAGGAGATTATGGTGTTATTGAAATAGATGGAAAAATGCTGGATGTAAAAAAAGAATTTATAGATTCAAAGGTAAAAGAAGGCGATGTCCTACTTCTAAAGGAAGGGATATACTATAGGGATGATAAAGCTACTAAAAAAAGAAAGAAAGAGATTAAGGATAGATTTCAACATATGTGGGAGGATTAG
- a CDS encoding DUF4181 domain-containing protein — protein MLLLRVFILLLPLFLLFLFIEKLLRKRLGIEKRGGLIYTHVNKLHKIGERVLMVVFLLVLISLAGRPNFPIHPGGLVFVYFFVLFSFRTFMEWKYLKTSKEYILSSITVVMYITLFLILSHPSVSRFLLK, from the coding sequence ATGCTTTTATTAAGAGTTTTTATCTTACTGCTTCCTCTTTTTCTTTTATTTCTCTTCATTGAAAAGTTATTGAGGAAGCGGCTTGGGATCGAAAAGAGGGGAGGTTTAATATATACGCATGTGAATAAGCTTCATAAAATTGGAGAAAGAGTACTAATGGTTGTATTCCTTTTGGTTCTTATATCCTTAGCAGGAAGACCAAATTTTCCGATTCATCCAGGGGGTTTAGTATTTGTTTATTTTTTTGTTTTATTCAGTTTTCGAACTTTTATGGAATGGAAATATCTTAAAACTTCAAAAGAGTACATTTTAAGTAGTATAACAGTAGTTATGTATATTACACTATTTTTAATACTTAGTCACCCCAGTGTAAGTAGGTTTTTGCTTAAGTAG